The following proteins are co-located in the Onychomys torridus chromosome 6, mOncTor1.1, whole genome shotgun sequence genome:
- the LOC118586253 gene encoding small integral membrane protein 27-like: protein MRPVSRCTLDWIYSILLLMIILLSWGFAIYASTVAAGQQLQNEFPDKFFEMNELR, encoded by the coding sequence ATGAGGCCAGTGAGTCGCTGCACCCTGGACTGGATTTACTCCATTTTGCTGCTTATGATCATCTTGCTCTCCTGGGGATTTGCCATCTATGCATCAACTGTAGCTGCAGGACAACAGCTACAGAACGAGTTTCCAGACAAATTCTTTGAAATGAATGAACTTCGATAA